The Cryobacterium roopkundense sequence CCGGCCGTGATGCCGCTCGTGCTCGCGAACACCACTCTCACCGTGGGATCGGCGATCATCGCGGAGTCGACTCTGTCGTTCCTCGGCCTCGGTGACCCGAGCAACATCAGCTGGGGTTCGATGCTCAAGACCGCGCTCGACACCGGAGCGGCCACGGGAGGGTACTGGTGGTACGTGCTGCCGCCCGGCCTCGCCATCGTCGTGGTCGTTCTCTCCTTCACCCTGGTGGGCCGCGCCATGGAATCCGTGATCAACCCCACCCTGCGAGGTCGCTGATGCCCCGGCTCGAATTCAAGGATTTCCGCGTGAGCTACGCGGTGCAGACCGAGAACGGCCCGAGCGAGACAGTGGCCGTCAACGGCGTCAACCTCGTGGTCGAACCCGGGTCGACCGTGGGCATGGCCGGCGAGTCTGGCTGCGGAAAGTCCACCCTGGCCATGTCGGTGCTACGCCTGTTGCCCGGCAACGCCACCCTCGGCGGGCAGGTGCTGCTCGACGGCGAGGCGGTGAACGAGATGACGTGGGGACGCCTGCGCGCCGTGCGCTGGACCGAGGCTGCCATCGTGTTCCAGGGCGCGATGCACTCCCTCAACCCCGTGCGCCGCGTGCGGGACCAGATCGCCGAGGCGCTGTTCGTGCACGCCAAGGACCTCACGCCCGACTTTACGAAGGAGCCTACGCGCCTGGCCCGGGTCGCCGAGCTCCTCGCCCAGGTGGACCTGCCGGCGGCCAAGGGTAGCGCCTTCCCGCACGAGCTCTCCGGCGGACAGAAACAGCGCGTGATGATCGCCATGGCGTTGGCCTGCGACCCCGCCCTGATCATTGCCGACGAGCCCACAACCGCCCTGGATGTGATCGTGCAGGCCCAGGTGCTCGGCCTCCTCACCCGGCTCGTGCGCGAGCGCGGGCTGTCGCTCGTGCTGATCAGCCACGACCTCTCGGTGCTCGCCGCCACGTGCGACCGCATCGTCGTGATGCAGAAGGGCAGCGTCGTCGAAGATGGCCCCTCAGCCGAGGTGATGCGCAACCCGCAGCACCCGCACACCCAGGCCCTCGCATCCGCTTTCCCGCTCGTGGGCGACCGGGCCTCGCGCCGCATTCTTCCCGGCTACGACGCGACGGATGCCGCCGGCCGCGCACCCGGCGACGTGGTGCTAGAGGCCCGCGACCTGTCGGTGCACTTCGCGAGCGGCACCACCTCGGTCGACCGGGTGAGCCTGAGCTGTCGGCGCGGCGAGATTGTGGCGCTTGTGGGGCAGTCCGGCTCGGGCAAGACGACGCTTGCCCGCACCCTGCTCGGGCTGCAGCAGGCGTCGAGCGGCGACGTTCTCTTCGATGGCGCGTGCCTCGAGCGGAAGCGCGCGTCGCTCACCGCGTTCCGGCGCTGCGTGCAATTCGTGCTGCAGGACCCGACGGCCGCGCTCAATCCCAAGCAGACGGTCTACGAGGCCGTCGCGGAGGGGGCGCGCATCCACCGGCTGCCAGGCGACGAACGCGAGCTGGTGTGCGCCGCGCTGCGGAAGGCCGGGCTGAACCCGCCCGAACGCTACCTGTCGGCGATTCCGCAGGAGCTCTCCGGGGGCGAGAGGCAGCGCGTGGTGATTGCCGGCGCCCTCGCCCTCGACCCCGAGTTTCTGGTGGCCGACGAACCCGTGGCAAGCCTCGACGCGTCGGTGCGGGCCGAGATCCTCGCCCTGCTGCTGCGTCTGCGCAGCGAGCTCGGCCTCGGCGCACTCGTGATCACCCACGACCTTGGCCTGGCGTGGAACATCGCCGATCGGGTGGTGGTGATGTTCGAGGGCCGCATCGTGGAGGAGGGACCTGTCGAAGATGTGCTGCTCAACCCGCAGCACGAGTACACCAGGCGGCTGCTCAGCGTGGTGCCCACCCTCGACGCGGACCAGGTCTCGTGACAGGGCACCCCGAACTCGGCCCGCTGCGGCCCGGTGACCGGGTGGGCCTCGTTGCCACGTCCGGAGCGCCCAGCCCGCACAACCTCGCCGAGGCCGTGGCTGTCTTGAGCGGGTGGGGCCTCGTGCCCGTGCTCGGTCGGCACATCGGCGACAGACACCCGCGGGCCTCGTACCTGGCCGGAGCGGATGCCGACCGGGCGCGCGACCTGCAGGACGCCTGGTGCGACGACACCCTGCGGGCGGTCTTCGTGGTGCGCGGTGGCTACGGCGCCGTGCGCGTGCTCGACCTGCTGGACCCCGACCTGTTGCGTTCGGCGCGACCCAAGCCGCTGGTCGGGTCGTCGGACGTGACGGCGGTGCACGAGTACTGGGCCGAGCACCTCGGGCTTGCCACCTGGTTCACGCCGATGGCCGCGACGGGCGCGTTCCTCGATGACGAAACGGCCCGCGCCGGTGTGCGGGAAGCGCTCTTCGAACCCTTCCCCGGTCGCTCGTTGGGGTCGTTCGAGGCCGTCACCCTCGTTCCCGGAACAGCCACCGGCAGCCTGACCGGCGGTAATCTGAGCCTTTTGTCGATGACGCTCGGCGCCCGCGGCCGGCCGACGCCTGGCATCATGGGCCGGAATGCGGGGCGCATCGCCCTACTCGAAGACGTGGGGGAGCCCGTCTACAAGATCGATGGCCTGCTGCACTCCCTGCTGCGTTCGGGCTGGTTCGAGGGCCTCTCCGGCATCGCCCTCGGGTCCTGGACGGACTGCGGCGAACCCGGAGAGGTACGCGCGCTCGTGGAGGAGGTGCTCGTGCCCCTCGGTGTTCCGCTCGTGTGGCAACTCGGCTTCGGTCACGGTTCCGCGGCGCTCAGCGTGCCGCTCGGCGTGCCGGCCACGCTGCATGCCGGGCCGGTTCCTCGACTCGAACTTCACAGACCGTGACACTCCGGGCCCGGCTCGAAGGCCTGCTGACCGCGGCCGTTGCCGCGGGTGTCACTCCGTCAGCCTCGTGCGCGGTGTGGCGCGACGGTGCGGGCGGCGCGGCCGTTGTCGTCGGTGACGCCGTGCGTTTCGGGCCCAACGGCCGGGAGTTGGAGCCGGCCGAACGCACGCCCGCACACTCCGGCACACGTTACGACCTCGCATCCGTCACCAAGGTTGTCACCGCTGTCACGGCGCTCACCCTCGTGCGGGACGGCCTGCTGGCCCTCGACGTTTCGGTGGCGGAGTGGTTGCCCGCGTACCGATCGGACGACAAGCGCGCGGTCACCCTGCGGCACCTGCTCAGCCACACGGCAGGGCTGCCGCCCACCTGGGGCGGCTGGAAACGACCCCCGCCCGGAGGTCGCCCGGGGCTCGTGGCCGACCTGCTCGGGACGCGGCTCGTGTCGGCGCCCGGCACGGCCTTCGGGTATTCCTGCGTGGGCTACAACACAGTGATGGCGCTCGCCGAGGCGGTGACCGGTCAATCGTGGGCCGATCTGGTGGTCGGCAGGGTGCTCGGCGCCGGCAGCGGCCTGGGTTTCCACCCCGATGTTGGGGACTGTGCGGCGACCGAGTACCAGCCGGAGCTCGGGCGCGGCATGGTGCGCGGCATCGTGCACGACGAGAGCGCCTGGTCCCTCGGCGGCGTGGCGGGCAACGCGGGGCTGTTCGGCACGGCTGAGGCGCTGCTGGCCTTCGGCGAGCGGATGCGCGCGGGCCTGCCGGGCGTGCTGGCTGCCGAACTCGAGCAGGAGCTGTGGACGGACCAGCTGCCGCGCCTGCTCCCGCCAGGGGTGACAGGCGCCGGGTACGGCCAGGGGCTCGGCCTGAGAATCGGGCAGCAGCCCTGGATGGGCCGGCCCGAGGCCCGCGGGCACAACGGCTTCACCGGCACCTCGCTGCTGATGGATCGAGAGCGTGGGTTGTCGATCGTGCTGCTCACGAACCGGGTGCACCCGAGCCGCTCCCACTCCGACGTGGTCGGGCTGCGCGCCGCGGTGTCGAACGCGGTCTACGACGCGGGTTGAACCCGAGACCTCGCGGAGCGACGCGACGCCCGCGCCCTTGCCGCGGCTCGCGCGCGCTGTAGCCGCAGCGCGCCGCTACAGGGGCGCGGCCAGCCCCTCGATACCGAGGCCTGGGGAGTCCGCGAGCACGATCGAGTTCGAGTCGTAGTGTGCGCCGCCGCGAACGGGAGTGCCACGCAGCCACAGGCCGCCGTCGAGATCGAGGCCGTTACTGCCGGGTGCGGTATCGGCGAGACTCGAGGCGGCGGCGAGGCTGGCGGCGGCCGCGATGCCCACGGTGCTTTCGAGCATGCAGCCGATCAGAACGCCGAGCCCCGCGCCCTGTGCCTCGGCCACGAGCTTGCGCGCCTCGTGCAGCCCGCCGGTCTTGGCGAGCTTGACGTTCACCATGGAAGCGGCCTCAAGCCGAATGAGCGTGCGCAGGTCGGCGAGCGTCCACACCGATTCGTCGGCCATTACGGGCGTCTCGACCCGGGAGGTGACGAACGCAAGCCCCGCCCAATCGGCGGCGCCCACCGGCTGCTCCACGAGCTCGAGGCCGACCCCGGCGTCTTCGAGGGCGTGGATCACGTCGACGGCCCGTTCGGGCGAGAATGCCTGGTTGGCGTCGACTCGCAGCACCACGTGGGGGCCGACCGCATCGCGCACGGCCCGGAGGCGCGCGACCTGGTCGCCGTCTGCGCCGAGTTTGATCTTGATGCACCGGAACCCCTCGGCAATGTGGGTGCGGGCCGCGGCCGCGAGGGCGGCGGGGTCGCCCACTGAGAGGGTCATGTCGGTCGTGATCGCGGGTACGTCGCCCCCGAGCACGCGATAGAGCGGAAGCCCCGCCTGCTGTGCCGTGAGGTCGTGCAGGGCACAATCCACCGCCATGCGCGCGGTCGCAGGGGCGGGGCTGTGGCCGAGCTCCTCCGCCAGCGCGAACCAGTCGTCGAGGTTTCTGCCGAGCACGAGGCCACGCAGGCTGCCGTCGATGGCGGCGGTCACGTCATCCGTCGTCGACTTCGTCACCCTGCTGATCGGAGCCTCACCCCAGCCGTGGCGCCCGTCGGAATCCGTGAGCTGCACGAGAACCGTCTCGAGCTCCGTGGCGCTGCGCACGGCGGTCGTGAACGGGCGCAGCAGCGGCACGCGCACCCTGTGCACCTCGAGCCGCGTGATGAGGGTCATGCTATTCGGGAGCCCACTCGCTACGCAGAATGGCGTAGACGCACAGGCCGCTCCACTCGCCCTTGAAGAATTCGCTCTCCACGAAGGTGGCTTCGAGGCGCATGCCCAGACGCAGGCACAGGGCAACGGATGCCTCGTTGCGCGGGTCGACCTCGGCGAAGACCCGGTGGGCGCCGACCTCGTCGAAGGCGAAGGCCAGAGTGGCCCTCGCGGCCTCGGTGGCGAAGCCCCTGCCGTGAAAGTCGGGGTGGAACACCCAGCCGATGGCGACCTGCCGGTGCTCGACGCTCTTGAGGAACACGCTCATGTCGCCGATCACCCGGCCGGCGACGCCCCCACCGCCGGGCAGTTCCGCGGCGAGGATGAGCAGGTCGTCGTCGTTCTGTATGTGCGTGAAGCCGGCCCGTTTCAGGGTGTGCTCGCGGGACTCGGCGCGGTCGCGCACCGGCCACGGCAGATACCGCACGATCTCGGGGAGGGACTGGTATTCGTACACGTCCGCGGCATCCGCTTCGGTGAGCGGTCGCAGCAGCAGGCGCTCGGTGTGGATCGGGAGTGCCACGATCGGAAGAGTCACGACGTCACCCGAGCGTCGCTCCGCTGTCGCGGCTTGCGCCCGCTACAGCGGCAGCGGCCCGCCATACCGGCGCGGGTTTCCTGTGCACCGCGCCGCTCGCGCGGTTTGCGCCCGCTATAGCGGCAGCGCGCGGCCGCAGCAGCGCGGCCAGCCCGAGCGGATGTCGTCACGAGGGGTCAGGACGCGGCGGGAGCGGCCGTGGGGGCGGCATCCGTTGCCGAGGCGGCGGCGGGAAGCTCGACCTGAACGCCGAAGAGGGCGTCGAGCCCGGTGAGGTAGGACTCCTGCTCTCCGGCGCGGGCGAGTTCGCGGGCGCGCACCATGGGAGTGTGCAGGAGCACACCCGTGAGATGGCGCAGCGCCTGTTCGGTCTGCTCACTCGAGTCGCCGCGGCTACGCGCCCTGGCAATCTCGGCGTCGCGCAGCTCGAAGATGTAGGTGCGCAGCGCCACGACGGCGGGGGCCAGGCTCTGCTCCTCGGCGACTGCGGAGAACTTGCGGGCGGCGCGGCCCACGAGCTCGCGGGCCTCGTCGGTGGCGTTGAGCTCTTCGAGGGGAGCGTGGATGCTGATGGTTTCGAGGTCGAGCAGCTCGACTCCGGTAACGTCGACGACGTTGGGTGCCACGTTGCGCGGCAGGCCCAGGTCGATGATGAGCTGCGGCGGCGCCTCGGGGGCGGCATCGGCGGGGCAGAGGCTCACGGTGTCGGAGGCGGTCGCGATGCTGCGGGCGTTTACGCCCACCTCGACGCGGCCCTGGAGGATGAGGTCGGCGTCGATCACGTGGTCTTCGGCGAGGGTGCAGGTGACCACAACATCCGCGC is a genomic window containing:
- a CDS encoding ABC transporter ATP-binding protein — translated: MSYAVQTENGPSETVAVNGVNLVVEPGSTVGMAGESGCGKSTLAMSVLRLLPGNATLGGQVLLDGEAVNEMTWGRLRAVRWTEAAIVFQGAMHSLNPVRRVRDQIAEALFVHAKDLTPDFTKEPTRLARVAELLAQVDLPAAKGSAFPHELSGGQKQRVMIAMALACDPALIIADEPTTALDVIVQAQVLGLLTRLVRERGLSLVLISHDLSVLAATCDRIVVMQKGSVVEDGPSAEVMRNPQHPHTQALASAFPLVGDRASRRILPGYDATDAAGRAPGDVVLEARDLSVHFASGTTSVDRVSLSCRRGEIVALVGQSGSGKTTLARTLLGLQQASSGDVLFDGACLERKRASLTAFRRCVQFVLQDPTAALNPKQTVYEAVAEGARIHRLPGDERELVCAALRKAGLNPPERYLSAIPQELSGGERQRVVIAGALALDPEFLVADEPVASLDASVRAEILALLLRLRSELGLGALVITHDLGLAWNIADRVVVMFEGRIVEEGPVEDVLLNPQHEYTRRLLSVVPTLDADQVS
- a CDS encoding S66 peptidase family protein → MTGHPELGPLRPGDRVGLVATSGAPSPHNLAEAVAVLSGWGLVPVLGRHIGDRHPRASYLAGADADRARDLQDAWCDDTLRAVFVVRGGYGAVRVLDLLDPDLLRSARPKPLVGSSDVTAVHEYWAEHLGLATWFTPMAATGAFLDDETARAGVREALFEPFPGRSLGSFEAVTLVPGTATGSLTGGNLSLLSMTLGARGRPTPGIMGRNAGRIALLEDVGEPVYKIDGLLHSLLRSGWFEGLSGIALGSWTDCGEPGEVRALVEEVLVPLGVPLVWQLGFGHGSAALSVPLGVPATLHAGPVPRLELHRP
- a CDS encoding GNAT family N-acetyltransferase; translation: MTLPIVALPIHTERLLLRPLTEADAADVYEYQSLPEIVRYLPWPVRDRAESREHTLKRAGFTHIQNDDDLLILAAELPGGGGVAGRVIGDMSVFLKSVEHRQVAIGWVFHPDFHGRGFATEAARATLAFAFDEVGAHRVFAEVDPRNEASVALCLRLGMRLEATFVESEFFKGEWSGLCVYAILRSEWAPE
- a CDS encoding mandelate racemase/muconate lactonizing enzyme family protein, with the protein product MTLITRLEVHRVRVPLLRPFTTAVRSATELETVLVQLTDSDGRHGWGEAPISRVTKSTTDDVTAAIDGSLRGLVLGRNLDDWFALAEELGHSPAPATARMAVDCALHDLTAQQAGLPLYRVLGGDVPAITTDMTLSVGDPAALAAAARTHIAEGFRCIKIKLGADGDQVARLRAVRDAVGPHVVLRVDANQAFSPERAVDVIHALEDAGVGLELVEQPVGAADWAGLAFVTSRVETPVMADESVWTLADLRTLIRLEAASMVNVKLAKTGGLHEARKLVAEAQGAGLGVLIGCMLESTVGIAAAASLAAASSLADTAPGSNGLDLDGGLWLRGTPVRGGAHYDSNSIVLADSPGLGIEGLAAPL
- a CDS encoding serine hydrolase domain-containing protein; amino-acid sequence: MTLRARLEGLLTAAVAAGVTPSASCAVWRDGAGGAAVVVGDAVRFGPNGRELEPAERTPAHSGTRYDLASVTKVVTAVTALTLVRDGLLALDVSVAEWLPAYRSDDKRAVTLRHLLSHTAGLPPTWGGWKRPPPGGRPGLVADLLGTRLVSAPGTAFGYSCVGYNTVMALAEAVTGQSWADLVVGRVLGAGSGLGFHPDVGDCAATEYQPELGRGMVRGIVHDESAWSLGGVAGNAGLFGTAEALLAFGERMRAGLPGVLAAELEQELWTDQLPRLLPPGVTGAGYGQGLGLRIGQQPWMGRPEARGHNGFTGTSLLMDRERGLSIVLLTNRVHPSRSHSDVVGLRAAVSNAVYDAG